A portion of the Acidisarcina polymorpha genome contains these proteins:
- a CDS encoding carboxypeptidase-like regulatory domain-containing protein: MKTLHEHEESRLALPKPNRDAQIKAYAPSVENGRLRILIVFYSLPLFVLASFIPANAQQLTATTAAVITDLPDAPQPQVRESAASTAQTGEQGTISGLVLDVSGASVAGAQVTLSTTDGVQVRAMKSKPDGVFVFSAVPPGSYTVEINADGLGPFTSAPIVLTAGQVYNVPRTLLSIASTSTSIEVRPTDEIAADQIKQEEKQRILGFAPAFYVSYVLDAAPMTTKQKYSLAAHDTLDWSTYIGVSIGAGIEQANNSFRGYGQGAAGYGKRWAALFGDGRSSDFLSHAVFASMLHQDPRYFYQGTGTTKSRLYHALSSAFVARSDSGKSMPNYSYLLGTMTSGALSNAYYPHADRWRTVVFL, translated from the coding sequence ATGAAGACTCTGCACGAACATGAGGAATCAAGGTTAGCGCTGCCAAAGCCGAACCGTGATGCTCAAATCAAAGCGTACGCTCCTTCCGTCGAAAATGGGCGGCTACGAATCCTGATCGTCTTCTACAGCCTTCCTTTGTTCGTCCTTGCTTCTTTCATCCCCGCGAATGCTCAACAACTAACAGCTACAACTGCGGCGGTAATAACTGATCTGCCGGATGCTCCGCAACCCCAAGTTCGAGAAAGCGCAGCATCCACAGCTCAAACAGGAGAGCAAGGAACCATCTCGGGCCTGGTGCTTGATGTGAGCGGAGCGAGCGTCGCAGGCGCCCAGGTAACGCTAAGTACCACTGACGGAGTGCAGGTCCGCGCGATGAAGTCGAAGCCAGACGGTGTTTTTGTTTTCTCCGCGGTCCCACCCGGTTCGTACACGGTCGAGATCAATGCTGACGGACTCGGTCCGTTTACCTCTGCTCCTATCGTTCTGACGGCTGGGCAGGTCTATAACGTCCCGAGAACACTGCTGTCAATTGCCTCAACGAGCACATCGATAGAGGTCCGACCGACGGATGAGATTGCTGCCGATCAAATTAAGCAAGAAGAGAAACAGCGTATTCTCGGTTTTGCGCCCGCTTTCTACGTTAGCTATGTTCTTGATGCAGCTCCAATGACGACAAAGCAGAAGTATTCCCTTGCCGCGCATGACACTCTTGATTGGTCTACCTATATCGGGGTCAGTATAGGTGCGGGCATCGAACAAGCAAACAATAGCTTTCGTGGATACGGACAAGGCGCCGCTGGCTACGGCAAGCGTTGGGCGGCATTGTTCGGCGATGGACGTTCCAGTGATTTTCTAAGCCACGCGGTGTTCGCTTCCATGCTTCATCAAGACCCGCGCTACTTCTACCAGGGAACTGGTACGACGAAATCGCGTTTGTATCACGCCTTGAGCAGTGCCTTTGTCGCACGCAGCGATAGCGGAAAGTCGATGCCGAACTATTCGTATCTCCTTGGGACTATGACTTCCGGCGCTCTCTCGAATGCCTATTATCCTCATGCAGACCGCTGGCGGACAGTAGTGTTCCTCTAA
- a CDS encoding amidohydrolase family protein → MQLLRVLLSGAFDRFPNLQVISGHWGRMAPFYLQRLDDMIPGQISELSRTISETFKQHVYVTPSGMMYLPHFEFIRKVLGEDRILYSVDYSHLTLAGARRFLETLPTRQGEK, encoded by the coding sequence GTGCAACTGCTGAGAGTGCTGCTGTCTGGCGCCTTCGATCGCTTTCCAAACCTGCAGGTCATCAGCGGCCACTGGGGGCGGATGGCCCCGTTCTATTTGCAACGGCTCGATGACATGATTCCGGGTCAGATTTCAGAGTTGTCTAGGACAATCTCCGAAACCTTCAAGCAGCATGTTTATGTCACTCCTAGCGGCATGATGTATTTGCCCCACTTTGAGTTCATTCGCAAGGTGCTTGGAGAGGATCGTATTCTGTATTCCGTCGATTACTCACACTTGACGCTGGCAGGGGCACGACGCTTCCTGGAGACGCTGCCAACCAGGCAGGGGGAAAAGTAA
- a CDS encoding antibiotic biosynthesis monooxygenase, translated as MNASDDTEFLAHIEVIDPCTRRDRGLFNAVTLEDASTGRMLVAERWQDQESLTANLQGQQAVAFQKWANRIRVDILQNDALNERL; from the coding sequence GTGAACGCGTCCGACGACACTGAGTTTCTTGCCCATATCGAAGTAATCGACCCTTGCACGAGACGAGACAGGGGCCTCTTCAATGCCGTCACGCTGGAGGACGCGAGCACCGGCCGCATGCTCGTAGCGGAACGCTGGCAGGATCAGGAATCGTTGACCGCCAATCTGCAAGGACAACAGGCCGTGGCATTTCAGAAGTGGGCGAATAGAATCAGGGTCGACATTTTACAAAATGACGCCTTGAACGAACGACTTTGA
- a CDS encoding TetR/AcrR family transcriptional regulator, translating to MKLKAEMRSKCPSLVSKRVAVDDRIEAILDAATKVIMEHGYAKASTREIARNAGASKETFYQRFPSKASLFAALIERQSDRLLCPIAHALEEEKDPYKVLTLFGERLLTVLMNPESERLLQVVIAESSEFPELAAAFWDKGPGLGRELLRAYFKRLAKQGQMRKEDIEFASEQFLGALVGSIALRRNLAMPAYLPNPKAVQVWVQKTVDWFLRAHLIV from the coding sequence ATGAAGCTGAAAGCCGAGATGCGGAGTAAGTGTCCAAGTTTGGTGTCGAAGCGTGTCGCCGTCGATGACCGCATCGAGGCCATCTTGGACGCAGCAACAAAGGTGATCATGGAGCATGGATATGCGAAGGCCAGTACCCGAGAGATCGCACGCAACGCTGGAGCCTCGAAGGAGACCTTTTATCAGCGGTTCCCATCCAAGGCATCTCTCTTTGCTGCGCTGATCGAACGACAATCTGATCGATTGCTTTGCCCGATTGCGCACGCTTTAGAGGAAGAAAAAGATCCTTATAAGGTACTCACCCTGTTTGGCGAACGTCTTCTGACAGTCTTGATGAACCCAGAATCGGAACGTTTACTTCAAGTTGTAATTGCGGAATCGAGCGAATTTCCAGAGCTCGCTGCCGCGTTCTGGGATAAGGGACCAGGTCTTGGTCGGGAGTTGCTTAGGGCCTACTTCAAACGACTGGCGAAGCAAGGACAAATGCGAAAGGAAGACATTGAATTTGCTTCGGAGCAATTCCTTGGGGCTCTGGTAGGGAGCATTGCACTGCGCAGAAATCTTGCAATGCCTGCCTATCTCCCAAATCCGAAGGCTGTTCAAGTCTGGGTGCAAAAGACTGTAGATTGGTTTCTTCGTGCCCACCTGATTGTCTAA
- a CDS encoding DHA2 family efflux MFS transporter permease subunit: MPEDQGRPKHNPWVIAVTVTLATIMEVLDTSIANVAVPHIAGGLGATQDQATWVITSYLVSNAVVLPAAAYFSSIVGRKRFYMSCVALFGISSILCGLAPSLPLLLFFRVLQGIGGGGLAPSEQAILADTFPPEKRGQAFAVYGLAVVTAPVLGPTLGGWIVDNYDWRWIFFINVPVALISLFLTSRLVEDPPHVTEEVEKVKKEGFRMDKLGFGFVALAFGCLEVILDKGQEDDWLNSDFIRFFLLLTVIGFVGMITWELYIARKGEKPIIDLHLFGNRTFAIAFMMMLLVGFALYGANIAMPQILQQLMGYTAGGAGEALSTGGLATILMMPLVGFLMGKVDPRKLVVCGYLLMGFGLFYVAQIYLGVSFAWVAKARFIQSLGLAFLFVPISTLAYVGTRPEQSNDVSGTTNLARNVGGSIGTSFVTTFAARWGQTHQAYLARHVNAGNVAWVGRLNALTQQSKGVLSSTADAQHRAMAQFYQQSLSAQASILAYKDITHFFAIAMFVMAPLALLMTRPPKGTAAAAH, from the coding sequence ATGCCTGAAGATCAAGGAAGGCCGAAACACAATCCGTGGGTGATTGCGGTAACTGTGACGCTAGCGACCATCATGGAGGTACTTGATACTTCCATTGCCAACGTCGCCGTTCCACATATCGCGGGAGGGCTTGGTGCAACACAGGACCAGGCAACCTGGGTGATTACCTCGTATCTTGTGTCGAATGCAGTTGTTCTACCAGCAGCCGCATACTTTTCCTCGATTGTTGGGCGGAAGCGCTTTTACATGAGCTGCGTCGCGCTCTTTGGCATCAGTTCTATTCTCTGTGGGCTCGCACCAAGCCTGCCGCTCCTACTGTTCTTCCGAGTGCTGCAGGGGATAGGAGGTGGCGGCTTGGCGCCATCCGAACAAGCGATCTTAGCTGACACCTTTCCGCCAGAGAAGCGGGGACAAGCCTTCGCTGTTTATGGCTTGGCCGTTGTAACCGCCCCGGTGCTGGGACCGACGCTTGGCGGTTGGATCGTGGATAACTATGACTGGCGTTGGATCTTCTTCATCAACGTTCCAGTAGCCCTCATCTCGCTTTTTCTTACGTCCCGTCTCGTGGAAGATCCGCCTCACGTAACCGAAGAGGTAGAGAAGGTAAAAAAAGAAGGCTTCCGCATGGACAAACTGGGTTTCGGGTTTGTTGCGCTTGCGTTCGGCTGCCTCGAAGTGATCTTGGACAAGGGGCAAGAGGACGACTGGCTGAACTCCGACTTCATTCGCTTCTTTCTTCTACTGACAGTCATCGGGTTTGTGGGCATGATCACATGGGAGCTTTACATTGCCCGCAAAGGTGAGAAGCCTATTATTGATCTGCATCTTTTCGGAAATCGAACCTTCGCGATTGCCTTTATGATGATGCTGCTAGTCGGCTTCGCACTTTATGGCGCGAACATTGCCATGCCGCAGATCTTGCAACAGCTCATGGGATATACAGCCGGCGGGGCCGGGGAGGCGCTTTCCACCGGAGGGCTGGCTACGATTCTGATGATGCCGCTCGTGGGTTTTCTCATGGGCAAGGTTGATCCGAGAAAGCTGGTCGTGTGTGGATACCTCCTGATGGGCTTCGGACTGTTCTACGTGGCCCAGATATATCTTGGTGTCAGTTTTGCATGGGTTGCCAAAGCGAGATTTATACAATCGCTTGGACTTGCCTTCCTCTTTGTGCCTATCTCGACGTTGGCTTACGTCGGAACACGTCCGGAACAAAGCAACGATGTCTCCGGCACGACCAATTTGGCGCGGAATGTTGGAGGTTCAATCGGAACCTCCTTTGTCACAACGTTCGCTGCCCGTTGGGGCCAAACGCATCAGGCGTATCTGGCGCGACACGTCAACGCTGGAAATGTGGCCTGGGTCGGACGCCTGAACGCTTTGACGCAGCAATCAAAGGGTGTACTTTCGTCGACGGCGGACGCTCAGCATAGAGCAATGGCGCAGTTTTATCAGCAGAGCCTTTCTGCGCAAGCAAGCATCCTTGCGTACAAGGACATTACTCACTTTTTCGCGATTGCCATGTTTGTCATGGCGCCTTTGGCGTTACTGATGACGCGCCCACCCAAAGGCACGGCGGCAGCAGCGCATTAG
- a CDS encoding TolC family protein, with product MKRIVKTRRSLFVFFLMSSLSLGGLCQSSPSGQGSSSQPTRAQQVPLSGRQASSTVTSQQTAVGGGSTSTANTINTSISAQGNYQSSVLDPHATGNPLGLTLGDTIRRGLQFNLGTINGNNSLRQVRAQRLAALSVLRPDLTASLSYTDQKSDLQAIGLSASTVPSFASLLPKVVGPYHYYDARGSASQSLFDRTALGNYRAAKELEQASDLSLKDARELVILAVSGEYLRNLSEVALVRSQEAQVQYAQASYDQALAQGRAGTKSRVDTQRSLVQLQTEQQRLSSNQADLAKEKLTLLRMIGVPLRTQVTFQEVLPFRQVATMPLEEAIRVAESERKDLQADAAQVRAAEQALRASRAEHLPSASVSGYYAIEGVNPNSGNGIFSVAGNVNIPIFDGGRTRSDIEQAQAALDERRAEYQDQEQAVELDLRTAYLNLDVATAQVKVAESNRNLALDTLKQSQDRFAEGVTDSVEVVQSTETLAAAERDYISSLYSHNVANLSVARALGQLEQVAPTLLEVQ from the coding sequence ATGAAAAGAATTGTCAAAACTCGGCGTAGTCTGTTTGTCTTCTTCTTGATGAGCAGCTTGTCTCTGGGCGGTCTCTGTCAGTCTTCCCCTTCCGGTCAGGGTAGTAGCAGCCAGCCAACCAGGGCGCAGCAGGTCCCTCTTTCTGGACGGCAAGCGTCAAGCACAGTGACTTCTCAGCAGACGGCGGTCGGAGGAGGCTCAACTTCCACTGCGAACACGATCAATACCAGCATCAGCGCTCAAGGCAACTATCAATCGAGTGTTCTTGATCCACATGCGACCGGAAACCCATTGGGTCTGACGCTTGGGGACACGATCCGGCGGGGTTTGCAGTTCAACCTGGGAACAATCAACGGAAACAACTCGCTACGACAAGTACGCGCGCAGCGCCTTGCGGCCTTAAGTGTTCTACGTCCAGACCTGACCGCCAGTCTCAGCTATACGGACCAAAAAAGCGATCTACAGGCGATCGGTCTTAGCGCAAGCACGGTCCCTAGCTTCGCAAGCTTGCTGCCGAAGGTCGTTGGTCCATACCACTACTACGATGCGCGTGGAAGCGCCTCACAGAGCCTCTTTGACAGGACGGCGCTCGGGAACTACCGCGCAGCAAAAGAGCTCGAACAGGCTTCGGACCTAAGTCTGAAGGATGCCCGAGAATTGGTAATTCTCGCTGTCAGTGGCGAGTACCTGCGCAATCTCTCTGAGGTGGCTCTCGTCCGATCGCAAGAGGCGCAGGTTCAGTATGCCCAGGCAAGCTACGATCAGGCGCTTGCTCAGGGTCGCGCAGGAACGAAGTCGCGGGTCGATACACAGCGCAGCCTGGTGCAATTGCAGACAGAACAGCAGCGGCTCTCATCCAACCAGGCAGATTTAGCGAAGGAGAAACTGACATTGCTCCGCATGATCGGCGTACCTCTTCGTACCCAAGTAACCTTCCAGGAAGTACTACCCTTTCGGCAGGTAGCGACAATGCCTCTCGAAGAGGCCATCCGAGTAGCGGAATCAGAGCGGAAGGACCTTCAGGCCGATGCCGCACAGGTTCGCGCCGCGGAGCAAGCGCTTCGAGCTTCTCGCGCAGAGCATCTTCCCTCGGCGTCTGTATCCGGTTACTACGCGATCGAAGGCGTGAATCCCAACTCTGGCAATGGCATCTTCAGTGTGGCCGGAAACGTCAACATCCCAATTTTCGATGGAGGCCGAACTCGATCGGACATTGAACAAGCCCAAGCGGCACTGGATGAGCGGCGAGCTGAATACCAGGATCAGGAGCAGGCCGTCGAGCTTGATCTCCGCACCGCGTATCTCAACCTGGATGTCGCTACGGCACAGGTCAAGGTGGCCGAGAGCAATCGTAATCTCGCACTTGACACGTTGAAGCAGTCGCAGGACCGCTTCGCGGAAGGTGTGACCGATTCTGTGGAGGTTGTTCAATCCACCGAGACCCTTGCCGCCGCAGAGCGTGACTATATCAGCAGCCTTTATTCCCACAACGTTGCAAATCTTAGCGTGGCCCGTGCTTTAGGTCAGCTGGAGCAAGTCGCACCAACTCTTCTCGAGGTTCAATAG
- a CDS encoding HlyD family secretion protein, with amino-acid sequence MADQTQVQDGQEQKSDSSSQNSSGDQGENQPQNNQENKEKSSPDPAKKRRNLVLGIVVVVVLLVGACLWWLHSRTYETTDDAQIDGHLHPLSSRVDGTVLAVGAEDNQKVNAGDLLVQLDPKDYQVALDQAQASFEGANAQTATQRPNVPITQSSNTNTFETANASVANAEATVLAAQQDEKSTAAQLRQSQANNEKAQTDLQRYTRLLQKQEVAQSDYDQYLTTARAQAASVDQQEAALRSSTQKVAEAEAQLEQQQSRLRQAVRDAPRQLQIRKATVESQQASANSAKAQAETARLRLSYTRIYAPVSGIVTQRSAEVGEQITTGQQLLVIVQVDNLWVTANFRETQLKKIRPGQKVRIEVDSLGRDFDGYVEAMPAASGDRTSVLPPENATGNFVKIVQRLPVRIRFAANQAGLDLLRPGMSVEPKVDLR; translated from the coding sequence ATGGCCGATCAAACACAGGTACAGGACGGACAGGAACAAAAGAGCGATTCCTCAAGCCAGAATAGCTCTGGAGATCAGGGCGAGAATCAGCCTCAGAACAACCAGGAGAATAAGGAGAAGTCCTCGCCCGATCCCGCAAAGAAAAGACGAAACCTCGTTCTCGGAATTGTGGTCGTCGTCGTGTTGCTCGTTGGAGCTTGTTTGTGGTGGCTGCATTCCAGGACCTATGAGACGACCGATGACGCCCAGATTGATGGTCACCTGCATCCGCTTTCGTCGAGGGTAGATGGAACGGTGCTGGCAGTGGGTGCTGAGGATAATCAGAAGGTGAACGCCGGTGATTTATTAGTACAGCTCGATCCGAAGGACTACCAGGTTGCGCTGGATCAGGCACAAGCTTCCTTCGAAGGAGCTAACGCGCAGACGGCGACGCAACGACCTAACGTTCCGATTACTCAATCCTCAAACACCAACACTTTTGAAACAGCAAACGCTTCTGTCGCAAATGCGGAAGCGACTGTGCTAGCTGCTCAACAGGATGAGAAGAGCACAGCTGCGCAACTTCGACAGAGTCAGGCAAATAACGAAAAAGCTCAAACGGACTTGCAACGGTATACTCGGCTGTTGCAGAAGCAGGAAGTCGCGCAATCGGATTACGATCAATATCTGACTACTGCGAGAGCGCAAGCAGCAAGCGTGGATCAGCAGGAAGCGGCTTTGCGATCCTCCACCCAGAAGGTTGCAGAAGCGGAAGCGCAACTGGAACAGCAGCAGAGCAGACTGCGGCAAGCCGTTCGCGATGCTCCGCGTCAGCTACAGATTCGGAAGGCGACCGTTGAATCCCAACAGGCGAGTGCTAACTCGGCGAAGGCACAAGCGGAGACTGCGCGTCTTCGCCTCAGTTACACCCGAATTTACGCACCGGTGTCCGGGATTGTGACCCAACGGAGCGCCGAAGTTGGGGAACAGATCACGACGGGACAACAGCTACTCGTCATCGTTCAGGTGGATAATCTCTGGGTTACAGCAAACTTTCGCGAGACCCAGCTGAAGAAGATTCGTCCTGGACAAAAAGTCAGGATCGAAGTGGACTCCCTCGGAAGAGACTTTGATGGATATGTCGAAGCCATGCCGGCTGCATCGGGAGATCGAACGAGTGTTCTTCCCCCGGAAAACGCGACCGGTAATTTCGTCAAGATCGTGCAGAGATTGCCTGTTCGCATTCGATTCGCGGCAAATCAAGCTGGTCTTGATCTCCTGAGACCTGGCATGTCTGTCGAACCGAAGGTAGACCTACGCTGA
- a CDS encoding amidohydrolase family protein — MKIICVEEHIIDQDLARAGQPRRQADAPYLTEVGSGDSGAMEDGDEQRPLPMDIAVTLKLAAEAGAERIAQMDKHGIDMQILSCSNPPQDAPPEKALELTRAVNDKLAAMVRANPTRFAAFASLPWQTPEAAVEELERIVKKLGFVGTMLLGRPGNDFLDNPRFEPILAKLDELRVPVYIHPGYPLPQVQQPYYGSLKKEVTARLSLFGWGWHNEAGVQLIRVLLSGAFDRYPNLQVISGHWGEMVPFYLQRLDDMIPPQISGLSRTISETFKEHVYVTPSGMMYLPHFEFVRKVLGEDRILYSVDYPYLTMAGARRFLETLPTSQWGKDKIAHTNAGKLFDI; from the coding sequence ATGAAGATCATTTGCGTTGAAGAACACATCATCGATCAGGACCTTGCGAGGGCGGGACAACCAAGACGACAGGCGGACGCACCGTATCTCACAGAAGTTGGTTCCGGCGATAGTGGCGCGATGGAAGATGGCGACGAGCAGCGCCCATTGCCAATGGACATTGCCGTGACGCTGAAGCTCGCTGCAGAGGCAGGCGCGGAACGTATCGCGCAAATGGATAAGCACGGCATCGACATGCAGATTCTCTCCTGCAGCAATCCGCCCCAGGACGCGCCGCCAGAGAAGGCATTAGAGCTTACGCGAGCGGTTAACGACAAACTTGCGGCGATGGTAAGGGCTAATCCGACCCGCTTTGCGGCCTTCGCCTCATTGCCCTGGCAAACTCCAGAGGCTGCAGTCGAGGAGTTGGAACGGATCGTTAAGAAGCTGGGGTTTGTAGGAACCATGCTGCTGGGTCGCCCTGGGAACGACTTTCTGGATAACCCCCGCTTTGAACCGATCCTTGCCAAGTTAGATGAGCTTCGTGTGCCAGTTTACATCCACCCGGGCTATCCGCTTCCTCAGGTGCAGCAGCCCTACTATGGCAGCCTGAAAAAAGAAGTGACTGCACGACTCTCGCTCTTCGGCTGGGGTTGGCACAACGAAGCCGGTGTTCAACTAATCCGAGTCCTGCTATCGGGTGCCTTTGATCGCTATCCCAACCTGCAGGTCATCAGCGGCCACTGGGGGGAGATGGTCCCGTTCTATTTGCAACGGCTCGACGACATGATTCCGCCTCAGATTTCAGGGTTGTCTAGGACAATCTCCGAAACCTTCAAGGAGCATGTTTATGTCACTCCTAGCGGCATGATGTATTTGCCTCACTTTGAGTTCGTTCGCAAGGTGCTTGGAGAGGATCGTATTCTGTATTCCGTCGATTACCCATACTTGACGATGGCAGGGGCACGACGCTTCCTGGAAACGCTGCCAACCAGCCAGTGGGGAAAAGATAAGATTGCGCATACCAACGCGGGAAAGTTGTTCGACATATAG
- a CDS encoding SDR family oxidoreductase encodes MLVFLVSDEASFITGQILHVDAGSTRTGV; translated from the coding sequence ATGCTCGTATTTCTTGTATCCGACGAAGCCAGCTTCATCACAGGACAAATTCTCCATGTGGATGCCGGCTCCACGAGAACCGGGGTCTAA
- a CDS encoding helix-turn-helix transcriptional regulator: MIVKSFIVVKTTVYPMNTATTLDAADRVSLPLGRYLRDRRAKLDPASLGYKSSRRRTPGLRREEVAQRANISSAWYMCLEQGRGGAPSAEVLDNLAKALLLTDAEREHLFLIGLGRAPESHYKQPDGIEPRLQRVLDKLSPAPALIKTATWDVVAWNQAAAVIWPNMGEETGYGRNTLRMVFLDPNAQTLYPDWEAAARMAVAGFRADVARAGAMAEVAAMVDELSRSSPAFKAMWQENDVSDSAHAMKELRHAVLGTINFEVSIFGVDGRQDLTMMVFLPASRGEAERIANLLQQ; encoded by the coding sequence ATGATCGTTAAATCCTTTATCGTAGTAAAGACGACAGTTTATCCTATGAACACAGCTACCACGCTAGATGCCGCTGACAGGGTCAGCCTCCCTCTCGGACGATACCTCAGAGACCGGCGGGCTAAGCTCGATCCTGCGTCTCTTGGATATAAGTCTTCACGCCGCAGAACGCCCGGCTTGCGACGTGAAGAGGTTGCTCAACGAGCCAACATCAGCTCGGCATGGTACATGTGTCTGGAGCAAGGCCGAGGTGGAGCACCGTCGGCTGAAGTGCTCGACAACCTGGCGAAGGCGCTGCTGTTGACTGATGCGGAGCGCGAGCATCTGTTTCTGATCGGGCTGGGCAGAGCGCCGGAAAGCCATTACAAGCAGCCCGACGGCATCGAACCACGACTCCAGCGTGTATTGGATAAGCTCAGCCCCGCTCCGGCATTGATAAAGACCGCGACCTGGGATGTCGTCGCGTGGAACCAGGCAGCAGCGGTCATCTGGCCAAACATGGGAGAGGAGACGGGCTACGGGCGTAACACACTGCGAATGGTTTTCCTTGACCCGAATGCCCAGACGCTCTATCCCGATTGGGAGGCTGCGGCACGAATGGCTGTTGCGGGTTTTCGTGCTGACGTGGCGCGGGCAGGTGCAATGGCAGAGGTGGCCGCAATGGTGGATGAACTTTCGCGCTCCAGCCCGGCGTTCAAAGCAATGTGGCAAGAAAACGATGTGTCGGACAGTGCTCACGCCATGAAGGAGCTTCGCCATGCGGTGCTTGGAACAATCAACTTCGAAGTTTCCATCTTCGGAGTAGACGGAAGACAGGACCTCACGATGATGGTGTTCCTTCCAGCCAGCAGAGGCGAGGCGGAACGTATTGCTAATCTGCTCCAACAATAA
- a CDS encoding NAD-dependent epimerase/dehydratase family protein has translation MRIFVTGATGFIGTELVKELIEAGHKVRGLTRSDAGAEQLKAAGAEIHRGDMQNLDSLRNGATSMDAVINLAFDHDMSNFARNAENEMKAIEALGSALEPGKVLLVTSGVAITSGGPGPTCG, from the coding sequence ATGCGCATATTTGTCACGGGAGCAACAGGATTCATCGGGACGGAGTTAGTAAAGGAACTCATCGAAGCTGGGCACAAGGTGCGCGGGCTGACGCGCAGCGACGCTGGCGCAGAACAGCTGAAAGCAGCCGGAGCCGAGATTCATCGCGGGGATATGCAGAACTTGGACAGCCTTCGCAACGGAGCGACAAGCATGGATGCCGTAATCAACCTGGCGTTCGATCACGATATGTCCAACTTCGCGCGAAATGCGGAGAACGAGATGAAAGCAATCGAAGCGCTAGGTTCGGCTTTGGAGCCCGGGAAAGTCCTGCTGGTGACCTCCGGTGTCGCCATTACAAGTGGCGGTCCGGGCCCCACTTGCGGATAG